A part of Azospirillaceae bacterium genomic DNA contains:
- a CDS encoding NADH-quinone oxidoreductase subunit M — MSGAPILTITTFLPLVGVLFLLLLRSDPATEARNARYIALWTSLCTFGVSLFILGPFDPTDPGFQLVERAEWLPGFGINYVMGVDGISVLFVLLSTFLVPICILASWESIESRVKEYMIAFLVLETMMVGMFCALDLVLFYVFFEGVLIPMFIIIGVWGGARRVYAAFKFFLYTLLGSVLMLVAILAMYYVAGTTDVPTLMATDFPVGMQTWLWLAFFASFAVKVPMWPVHTWLPDAHVEAPTAGSVILAGVLLKMGGYGLLRFSIPMFPDASAMFAPLVFTLSVVAVIYTSLVALAQEDIKKLIAYSSVAHMGFVTIGLFTMNRQGIEGALFQMISHGLVSGALFLGVGVIYDRLHTREIARYGGLVNNMPKYAVVMMLMTMASVGLPGTSGFVGEFLVLVGAFQANTWVATLTTVGIILGAAYMLYLYRRVIFGKVTKADVMEMLDLSPREVAIFAPIVVLVIWLGVYPQPVLDVFGPAVEQLIHNYQTALANGSASVVATR, encoded by the coding sequence ATGTCTGGCGCGCCTATCCTTACGATCACCACCTTCCTGCCGCTGGTCGGCGTCCTGTTCCTGCTGCTTCTGCGGTCGGATCCGGCGACCGAGGCCCGCAACGCGCGCTACATCGCGCTGTGGACCTCGCTCTGCACGTTCGGCGTGTCGCTGTTCATCCTGGGCCCCTTCGATCCCACCGATCCGGGGTTCCAGCTGGTCGAACGGGCGGAATGGCTTCCCGGCTTCGGCATCAACTACGTCATGGGCGTGGACGGCATTTCGGTGCTGTTCGTGCTCCTGTCCACCTTCCTGGTCCCGATCTGCATCCTGGCGAGCTGGGAGTCGATCGAGTCCCGGGTGAAGGAATACATGATCGCCTTCCTGGTCCTCGAGACCATGATGGTGGGCATGTTCTGCGCCCTGGATCTGGTGCTCTTCTACGTCTTCTTCGAAGGCGTCCTGATCCCGATGTTCATCATCATCGGCGTCTGGGGCGGCGCGCGCCGGGTTTATGCGGCGTTCAAGTTCTTCCTCTACACCCTGCTCGGCTCGGTGCTGATGCTGGTTGCCATCCTGGCCATGTACTATGTCGCCGGGACGACCGACGTGCCGACGCTGATGGCGACCGACTTCCCGGTCGGGATGCAGACCTGGCTGTGGCTGGCGTTCTTCGCCTCGTTCGCGGTGAAGGTTCCGATGTGGCCCGTCCACACCTGGCTTCCCGACGCCCACGTCGAAGCGCCGACCGCCGGTTCGGTGATCCTGGCGGGCGTGCTGCTGAAGATGGGCGGGTACGGGCTCCTGCGGTTCTCGATCCCGATGTTCCCCGACGCCTCGGCCATGTTCGCGCCGCTGGTCTTCACGCTGTCGGTGGTGGCCGTGATCTACACCTCGCTGGTGGCGCTGGCGCAGGAGGACATCAAGAAGCTGATCGCCTACAGCTCGGTCGCGCACATGGGCTTTGTGACCATCGGGCTGTTCACGATGAACCGGCAGGGCATCGAAGGTGCGCTGTTCCAGATGATCTCGCACGGACTGGTGTCGGGTGCGCTGTTCCTGGGCGTGGGCGTGATCTACGACCGGCTGCACACCCGCGAGATCGCACGGTACGGCGGTCTGGTGAACAACATGCCGAAGTACGCCGTCGTCATGATGCTGATGACGATGGCCTCGGTCGGTCTTCCCGGCACCAGCGGTTTCGTCGGCGAGTTCCTGGTTCTCGTCGGCGCATTCCAGGCGAACACCTGGGTCGCGACGCTGACCACGGTCGGCATCATCCTGGGCGCGGCGTATATGCTGTATCTTTACCGCCGCGTGATCTTCGGCAAGGTGACCAAGGCCGATGTCATGGAGATGCTCGACCTGTCCCCGCGCGAGGTGGCGATCTTCGCCCCGATCGTTGTGCTGGTGATCTGGCTCGGCGTCTATCCGCAGCCCGTCCTGGACGTGTTCGGTCCGGCGGTGGAGCAACTCATCCATAATTACCAGACGGCGCTGGCCAACGGCTCGGCGTCGGTCGTGGCGACCCGCTGA
- the nuoL gene encoding NADH-quinone oxidoreductase subunit L, with amino-acid sequence METAIVFLPLAAAIVAGFFGRAIGDRGAHFVTCAAVCLAAVLSWIVFFQVAVGGHPRTVDLFTWMDSGALEVSWALRIDTLTAVMFIVVNTVSAMVHLYSIGYMHHDEHQPRFFAYLSLFTFFMLMLVTSDNLVQMYFGWEGVGVASYLLINFWYTKPSANAAAMKAFIVNRVGDFGFALGIFAVFMIFGSVEFDTIFGAAPEQANQRFEFLGANVHALTAACLLLFMGAMGKSAQLGLHTWLPDAMEGPTPVSALIHAATMVTAGVFMVARLSPIFEFAPNALMFVCVVGALTAFVAATIGFTQFDIKRVIAYSTMSQLGYMFFALGVSAYSAAMFHLMTHAFFKALLFLGAGSVIHAMSDEQDMRNMGGVAKDIRWTYAFMWIGSLALAGVGIPGTHIGFAGFHSKDIILEAAYMDGSWFGYLAFWLGIAAAFMTAFYSWRLLIMTFHGKPRADEKVMAHVHESPWIMLGPLVPLAIGAVVAGAVAYELFVGHAAEHFWHGSIFVRPENDTVHAAHDAPFWVASLPVVVALAGIGLAYYMYQIRPEMPARVQARFPNLHRFLYNRWYFDDLYDRIFVKPALALGFTFWKGGDGAVIDRFGPDGAAVATRMLAGRAVRIQTGYVYHYAFAMVIGIVALIAWFFLFAR; translated from the coding sequence ATGGAAACCGCCATCGTATTCCTGCCGCTCGCCGCTGCAATCGTGGCGGGCTTCTTCGGCCGCGCCATCGGTGACCGGGGCGCGCATTTCGTGACCTGCGCCGCCGTCTGCCTGGCGGCGGTGCTGTCGTGGATCGTGTTCTTCCAGGTCGCCGTCGGCGGCCATCCGCGAACCGTGGACCTGTTCACCTGGATGGACAGCGGGGCCCTGGAAGTGTCCTGGGCGCTTCGCATCGACACGTTGACCGCGGTCATGTTCATCGTGGTGAACACCGTGTCGGCGATGGTGCACCTGTACTCGATCGGGTACATGCACCACGACGAGCACCAGCCGAGGTTCTTCGCCTACCTCAGCCTGTTCACCTTCTTCATGCTGATGCTGGTGACCTCGGACAACTTGGTCCAGATGTACTTCGGCTGGGAAGGTGTCGGCGTCGCCTCGTACCTGCTCATCAATTTCTGGTACACGAAGCCGTCGGCCAACGCGGCCGCCATGAAGGCGTTCATCGTCAACCGCGTCGGCGACTTCGGCTTCGCGCTCGGCATCTTCGCCGTCTTCATGATCTTCGGCTCGGTCGAGTTCGACACGATCTTCGGTGCCGCGCCCGAGCAGGCGAACCAGCGCTTTGAATTCCTGGGCGCCAACGTCCACGCGCTGACGGCCGCATGCCTGCTGCTGTTCATGGGGGCAATGGGCAAGTCGGCCCAGCTGGGCCTGCACACCTGGCTGCCCGACGCCATGGAAGGGCCGACGCCCGTTTCCGCGCTCATCCATGCGGCGACGATGGTGACCGCCGGCGTGTTCATGGTCGCGCGCCTGTCGCCGATCTTCGAGTTCGCGCCGAACGCGTTGATGTTCGTGTGCGTGGTCGGGGCGTTGACGGCCTTCGTGGCGGCGACGATCGGCTTCACCCAGTTCGACATCAAGCGGGTGATCGCCTACTCGACCATGTCGCAGCTCGGGTACATGTTCTTCGCCCTTGGGGTTTCGGCCTATTCGGCGGCCATGTTCCACCTGATGACCCACGCCTTCTTCAAGGCGCTGCTGTTCCTCGGTGCGGGGTCGGTGATCCACGCCATGTCCGACGAGCAGGACATGCGCAACATGGGCGGCGTCGCAAAGGATATCCGCTGGACCTACGCGTTCATGTGGATCGGCAGCCTGGCCCTGGCCGGGGTCGGCATTCCCGGCACGCACATCGGCTTCGCGGGCTTCCACTCCAAGGACATCATCCTGGAAGCCGCCTACATGGATGGCAGCTGGTTCGGGTACCTGGCCTTCTGGCTGGGCATCGCGGCCGCCTTCATGACCGCGTTCTACTCCTGGCGCTTGCTCATCATGACCTTCCACGGCAAACCGCGTGCCGACGAGAAGGTGATGGCGCATGTCCATGAGTCGCCCTGGATCATGCTCGGCCCGCTCGTGCCGCTGGCGATCGGCGCCGTGGTCGCGGGGGCAGTCGCCTACGAGTTGTTCGTCGGCCACGCGGCGGAGCATTTCTGGCACGGTTCGATCTTCGTCCGGCCGGAAAACGACACCGTCCATGCCGCGCACGACGCGCCCTTCTGGGTCGCCTCGCTCCCGGTCGTGGTGGCGCTCGCGGGTATCGGGCTGGCCTACTACATGTACCAGATCCGGCCCGAGATGCCGGCCCGGGTGCAGGCACGGTTCCCGAACCTGCACCGGTTCCTGTACAACCGGTGGTACTTCGACGACCTGTACGACCGGATCTTCGTGAAGCCGGCGCTGGCCCTCGGCTTCACCTTCTGGAAGGGCGGGGACGGTGCGGTCATCGACCGCTTCGGTCCCGACGGGGCCGCCGTGGCGACCCGGATGCTTGCCGGCCGCGCCGTCCGGATACAAACGGGCTACGTGTACCACTACGCCTTTGCCATGGTGATCGGCATCGTTGCCCTGATCGCCTGGTTCTTCCTCTTCGCGCGCTGA
- the nuoK gene encoding NADH-quinone oxidoreductase subunit NuoK, translated as MLEVGLAHYLTLAAILFTLGVFGIFLNRKNVIVILMSVELILLAVNINFVAFSVHLGDLVGQVFALFILTVAAAEAAIGLAILVIYFRNRGTIAVEDINLMKG; from the coding sequence ATGCTTGAAGTCGGCCTTGCCCACTATCTGACCCTGGCGGCGATCCTCTTCACACTCGGCGTGTTCGGCATCTTCCTGAACCGCAAGAACGTGATCGTCATCCTGATGTCGGTCGAGCTGATCCTCCTCGCCGTCAACATCAACTTCGTCGCCTTCTCGGTCCATCTCGGCGACCTGGTCGGCCAGGTGTTCGCATTGTTCATCCTGACCGTGGCGGCGGCCGAGGCCGCCATCGGCCTTGCGATCCTGGTCATCTACTTCCGGAACCGCGGCACGATCGCGGTCGAGGACATCAACCTGATGAAGGGCTGA
- a CDS encoding NADH-quinone oxidoreductase subunit J — MIVHALAFYLFAAILVASAVMVIAARNPVHSVLFLILCFFNAAGLFLLIGAEFVAMILVIVYVGAVAVLFLFVVMMLDIDFRELRAGVKRHLPFGATVGLILLVELAVVVGAWAVVPASPQSITAPVPTAADVTNTQALGRLLYTRYVYLFQAAGLVLLIAMIGAIVLTLRERVGVRRQVISHQVSRPRDEVIQVRKVPTRGGI, encoded by the coding sequence ATGATCGTCCACGCCCTCGCGTTCTATCTGTTCGCGGCGATCCTGGTGGCATCCGCCGTCATGGTGATCGCTGCGCGCAATCCCGTCCATTCCGTCCTCTTCCTGATTCTCTGCTTCTTCAATGCGGCGGGCCTGTTCCTGCTGATCGGAGCGGAGTTCGTGGCGATGATCCTGGTCATCGTCTACGTGGGCGCAGTGGCTGTCCTGTTCCTTTTCGTGGTCATGATGCTCGACATCGATTTCCGCGAATTGCGGGCGGGTGTGAAACGCCATCTGCCCTTCGGCGCCACGGTCGGCCTGATCCTGCTGGTGGAACTCGCCGTCGTGGTGGGGGCCTGGGCGGTTGTTCCGGCCTCGCCGCAGAGCATCACGGCCCCGGTTCCGACCGCCGCGGACGTGACCAACACGCAGGCGCTGGGGCGGCTGCTCTACACCCGGTACGTGTACCTGTTCCAGGCGGCCGGACTGGTTCTGCTGATCGCGATGATCGGTGCCATCGTCCTCACCCTGCGTGAGCGCGTGGGCGTCCGCCGTCAGGTCATCAGCCACCAGGTTTCCCGGCCGCGCGACGAGGTCATCCAGGTTCGCAAAGTGCCGACCCGGGGAGGGATCTGA
- the nuoI gene encoding NADH-quinone oxidoreductase subunit NuoI, whose product MAFLDKTARRFILAELVQGMALTFSYMFKPRATINYPHERTPLSPRFRGEHALRRYPNGEERCIACKLCEAVCPALAITIEAEPRDDGSRRTTRYDIDMTKCIYCGLCQEACPVDAIVEGPNLEFTTETREELFYNKAKLLENGDRWEAQLAANLAAEAPYR is encoded by the coding sequence ATGGCGTTTCTCGACAAGACCGCGCGCCGCTTCATCCTGGCGGAACTGGTTCAGGGCATGGCCCTGACGTTCAGCTACATGTTCAAGCCGCGCGCGACCATCAACTACCCGCACGAGCGCACGCCCCTTAGCCCGCGCTTCCGGGGCGAGCACGCGTTGCGCCGCTATCCCAACGGCGAGGAGCGCTGCATCGCGTGCAAGCTGTGCGAAGCGGTGTGCCCGGCGTTGGCCATCACCATCGAAGCCGAACCGCGGGACGACGGCAGCCGCCGCACCACGCGCTACGACATCGACATGACGAAGTGCATCTACTGCGGTCTGTGCCAGGAGGCCTGCCCGGTGGACGCGATCGTCGAGGGGCCGAACCTGGAGTTCACCACCGAGACCCGCGAGGAGCTGTTCTATAACAAGGCAAAGCTCCTCGAGAACGGCGACCGGTGGGAAGCGCAGCTCGCCGCCAACCTTGCGGCCGAAGCGCCCTACCGCTAA
- the nuoH gene encoding NADH-quinone oxidoreductase subunit NuoH, with the protein MGFWNGYAFPTIVIVAQIVAIILPLLLAVAYLTYAERKILGAMQLRQGPNVVGPFGLFQPLADGLKLLGKETIIPAGANRMLFVAAPMLTFLLALVAWAVIPFDAGMVLADINVGILYLFAISSLGVYGIIIAGWASNSKYAFLGGLRSAAQMVSYEVSMGLVIITVLLCVGSLNLSKIVMAQQTVWFAIPLFPMFVVFFISTLAETNRAPFDLPEGESELSGGFNVEYSSMAFALFFLGEYANMILMSAMTSILFLGGWLPPFDVAPFNWIPGPVWFALKIAFCLFLFVWVRATVPRFRYDQLMRLGWKVFLPLSLVWVVLTAGVLVAFDWLP; encoded by the coding sequence ATGGGGTTCTGGAACGGATACGCATTCCCGACGATCGTCATTGTCGCGCAGATCGTCGCGATCATCCTGCCGCTGCTTTTGGCGGTGGCCTATCTGACCTATGCCGAACGCAAGATCCTGGGCGCGATGCAATTGCGCCAGGGTCCGAACGTGGTCGGCCCATTCGGCCTTTTCCAGCCGCTCGCGGACGGCCTGAAGCTGCTGGGCAAGGAGACCATCATCCCCGCTGGCGCGAACCGCATGCTGTTCGTGGCGGCGCCGATGCTGACGTTCCTGCTGGCGCTGGTGGCCTGGGCGGTGATCCCGTTCGACGCCGGCATGGTGCTGGCCGACATCAACGTCGGCATCCTGTACCTGTTCGCGATCAGCTCGCTGGGCGTCTACGGGATCATCATCGCCGGGTGGGCGTCGAACTCGAAGTACGCGTTCCTCGGCGGCCTGCGGTCTGCGGCGCAGATGGTGTCCTATGAGGTCTCGATGGGCCTCGTCATCATCACCGTTCTGCTGTGCGTCGGTTCGCTGAACCTCAGCAAGATCGTGATGGCGCAGCAGACGGTGTGGTTCGCCATCCCGCTGTTCCCGATGTTCGTGGTCTTCTTCATCTCGACCCTGGCCGAGACGAACCGGGCGCCCTTCGACCTGCCGGAAGGCGAGTCCGAGCTTTCGGGCGGGTTCAACGTCGAATATTCGTCGATGGCGTTCGCGCTGTTCTTCCTCGGCGAATACGCGAACATGATCCTGATGAGCGCCATGACCAGCATCCTGTTCCTGGGGGGCTGGCTGCCGCCGTTCGACGTCGCGCCCTTCAACTGGATCCCGGGGCCGGTGTGGTTCGCGTTGAAGATCGCGTTCTGCCTGTTCCTGTTCGTCTGGGTCCGCGCGACCGTTCCAAGGTTCCGCTACGACCAGCTCATGCGGCTCGGCTGGAAGGTGTTCCTGCCGCTCTCGCTGGTCTGGGTCGTGCTGACCGCCGGCGTGCTCGTTGCGTTCGACTGGCTGCCCTGA
- the nuoG gene encoding NADH-quinone oxidoreductase subunit NuoG, whose translation MPKLTIDGHEIEVAPGTSVLQAAEQLGIEIPRFCYHERLSVPANCRMCLVEMEKAPKPIASCAMPASDGMVIRTDTETVKKARRGVMEFLLINHPLDCPICDQGGECDLQDQAMAYGFDRSRYTEAKRAVNDKYLGPLIHTIMTRCIHCTRCIRFMDEIAGVPELGAVNRGEHMEVTNFIEKGLNSELSGNIADICPVGALTHKPYAYTARPWELRRVETIDVMDAVGSNIRVDSRGPEVMRVLPRTNDDINEDWLADKSRYSYDGLKRQRLDRPYVRVDGKLRPASWQEAFAAVRARLEGLAPSKIAAVAGDLIDAEAMVALKDLMRALGSANTDCRQDGARFDVSGPAAWRFNTGIARIEQADAILIVGSFPRWEAPLVNARIRKRYLMGGLKVGVIGEPRDLTYPATHLGAGPETLQAVADGSHPFCEVLRNAKNPMLILGMGAVKRPDGLAVHRAAMQVAQTFNMVREDWNGFNLLHTAAARVGGLELGFLPGEGGRDIHGILDGCESGEIEVVYLLGADEIPAERLGKAFVIYQGHHGDRGAHRADVILPGAAYTEKNATWVNLEGRAQQGRMAVFPLGEAREDWKIVRALSEVLGHRLPYDSLQQVRRRLAEVNPLFAKPEAVVEAPWVAVTGASGKMDAAPFKSVIENYYMTDPISRASNTMARCTEELLMGRMPVAELAAE comes from the coding sequence ATGCCCAAGCTGACTATCGACGGACACGAGATCGAGGTCGCGCCCGGCACATCGGTGCTGCAGGCGGCCGAGCAGCTCGGCATCGAGATTCCGCGCTTCTGCTACCACGAACGGCTGAGCGTGCCGGCCAACTGCCGCATGTGCCTGGTGGAAATGGAGAAGGCGCCGAAGCCGATCGCGAGCTGCGCGATGCCGGCGTCCGACGGCATGGTGATCCGCACGGATACGGAGACCGTGAAGAAGGCCCGCCGCGGCGTCATGGAGTTCCTGCTGATCAACCATCCGCTCGACTGCCCGATCTGCGACCAGGGCGGCGAGTGCGACCTGCAGGACCAGGCCATGGCCTACGGTTTCGACCGGAGCCGCTACACCGAAGCCAAGCGCGCGGTGAACGACAAGTACCTGGGCCCGCTGATCCACACGATCATGACGCGGTGCATCCACTGCACCCGCTGCATCCGCTTCATGGACGAGATCGCCGGCGTGCCCGAACTGGGCGCGGTGAACCGCGGCGAGCACATGGAGGTCACCAACTTCATCGAGAAGGGGCTGAACTCCGAGCTGTCCGGCAACATCGCGGACATCTGCCCGGTGGGGGCGCTGACCCACAAGCCCTACGCCTACACCGCGCGGCCGTGGGAGTTGCGCCGGGTCGAGACGATCGACGTCATGGACGCGGTGGGGTCGAACATCCGCGTCGACAGCCGCGGGCCCGAGGTCATGCGCGTTCTGCCGCGCACCAACGACGACATCAACGAGGACTGGCTGGCCGACAAGAGCCGCTATTCCTATGACGGGCTGAAGCGCCAGCGTCTCGACCGCCCGTATGTGCGGGTGGACGGCAAGCTGCGTCCGGCGTCCTGGCAGGAGGCGTTCGCCGCCGTCCGCGCCCGGCTGGAAGGCTTGGCGCCGTCGAAGATCGCGGCCGTGGCCGGCGATCTGATCGACGCCGAGGCGATGGTCGCCCTGAAGGACCTGATGCGCGCGCTCGGGTCGGCCAACACCGACTGCCGTCAGGACGGGGCCCGCTTCGATGTGTCCGGGCCGGCGGCTTGGCGCTTCAACACCGGCATCGCCCGGATCGAACAGGCCGACGCCATTCTGATCGTCGGCAGCTTCCCGCGCTGGGAAGCGCCGTTGGTCAACGCCCGCATCCGCAAGCGCTATCTGATGGGCGGCCTGAAGGTCGGTGTCATCGGCGAGCCGCGCGATCTGACCTATCCCGCCACCCACCTGGGCGCCGGACCCGAGACGCTGCAGGCCGTGGCCGATGGCAGCCACCCCTTCTGCGAGGTGCTGCGCAACGCCAAGAACCCGATGCTGATCCTCGGCATGGGGGCCGTGAAGCGTCCGGACGGGCTGGCCGTGCACCGGGCGGCGATGCAGGTGGCGCAGACGTTCAACATGGTCCGCGAGGACTGGAACGGCTTCAACCTGCTGCACACCGCGGCGGCACGTGTCGGCGGGCTCGAACTCGGCTTCCTGCCGGGCGAGGGCGGCCGCGACATCCACGGCATCCTGGACGGCTGCGAGTCGGGCGAGATCGAGGTCGTCTACCTTCTGGGGGCCGACGAGATCCCGGCGGAGCGGCTGGGCAAGGCCTTCGTGATCTACCAGGGCCACCACGGCGACCGCGGTGCCCACCGCGCCGACGTCATCCTGCCGGGGGCGGCCTACACCGAGAAGAACGCCACTTGGGTGAACCTGGAAGGCCGGGCGCAGCAGGGCCGCATGGCCGTGTTCCCGCTGGGCGAAGCGCGCGAGGATTGGAAGATCGTCCGTGCGCTGTCCGAGGTGCTGGGCCACCGGCTGCCCTACGATTCGCTGCAGCAGGTCCGCCGGCGGCTGGCCGAGGTGAACCCGCTGTTCGCGAAGCCCGAGGCGGTGGTCGAGGCGCCGTGGGTCGCGGTCACCGGGGCGTCCGGCAAAATGGATGCCGCACCGTTCAAGTCGGTGATCGAAAACTACTACATGACCGATCCGATCAGCCGGGCGTCGAACACCATGGCGCGTTGCACGGAAGAGTTGTTGATGGGCCGCATGCCCGTGGCCGAGCTGGCGGCGGAGTAG
- the nuoF gene encoding NADH-quinone oxidoreductase subunit NuoF: protein MLRDEDRIFTNLYGWESPFLEAARARGDWDGTKELLALGRDGIINAVKDSGLRGRGGAGFATGLKWSFMPKERPDGRPAYLVVNADEGEPGTCKDRDILRHEPHKLIEGCVIASYAMGATACYIYIRGEFYNEASNVQRAIDEAYESGLIGKNACGSGYDIDIYLHRGAGAYICGEETALIESLEGKKGQPRNKPPFPAMAGLYSCPTTVNNVETIAVVPTILRRGAGWFAALGRPKNSGTKIFCISGHVNAPCNVEEVMGIPMRELIEKHAGGVRGGWDNLLCVIPGGSSTPLLPREMCDTMLMDFDSLREARSGLGTAALIVMDKSTDVVRAIARLAKFYMHESCGQCTPCREGTGWMWRVMERMVAGRARLEEIDMLLDVTKEIEGHTICAHGDAAAWPIQGLFRHFRPEVERRILEYRQQAKIAAE from the coding sequence ATGCTGCGCGACGAGGACCGGATTTTCACGAACCTCTACGGATGGGAAAGCCCGTTCCTGGAGGCTGCGCGCGCCCGGGGCGACTGGGACGGCACAAAGGAGCTCCTGGCGCTCGGCCGGGACGGTATCATCAACGCCGTCAAGGACTCCGGTCTGCGCGGCCGCGGAGGGGCGGGCTTTGCCACCGGCCTGAAGTGGTCGTTCATGCCCAAGGAGCGGCCGGACGGCCGCCCCGCCTATCTCGTGGTCAACGCCGACGAAGGCGAGCCCGGCACCTGCAAGGACCGGGACATCCTGCGCCATGAGCCGCACAAGCTGATCGAAGGCTGCGTCATCGCCTCCTACGCAATGGGGGCGACGGCCTGCTACATCTACATCCGCGGCGAATTCTACAACGAGGCGTCGAACGTCCAGCGGGCGATCGACGAAGCCTACGAGTCCGGCCTCATCGGCAAGAACGCCTGCGGCTCCGGCTACGACATCGACATCTACCTGCACCGCGGCGCCGGCGCCTACATCTGCGGCGAGGAGACCGCGCTGATCGAGTCGCTGGAGGGCAAGAAGGGCCAGCCGCGCAACAAGCCGCCGTTCCCGGCCATGGCGGGCCTCTATTCCTGTCCGACCACGGTCAACAACGTCGAGACCATCGCCGTGGTCCCGACCATCCTGCGCCGTGGCGCGGGCTGGTTCGCGGCATTGGGCCGTCCGAAGAACAGCGGCACCAAGATCTTCTGCATCTCCGGCCACGTGAACGCGCCCTGCAACGTGGAGGAGGTGATGGGCATCCCCATGCGGGAGCTCATCGAAAAGCATGCCGGCGGCGTGCGCGGCGGGTGGGACAATCTCCTGTGCGTGATCCCCGGCGGGTCGTCGACGCCGCTGCTGCCGCGCGAGATGTGCGACACCATGCTGATGGACTTCGACAGCCTGCGCGAAGCGCGGTCGGGCCTCGGCACCGCGGCGCTGATCGTGATGGACAAGTCCACGGACGTGGTGCGGGCGATCGCCCGTCTCGCCAAGTTCTACATGCACGAGAGCTGCGGCCAGTGCACGCCCTGCCGCGAAGGCACGGGCTGGATGTGGCGCGTCATGGAGCGGATGGTCGCCGGGCGCGCGCGCCTGGAGGAGATCGACATGCTCCTCGACGTCACCAAGGAAATCGAAGGGCACACGATCTGTGCCCACGGGGATGCCGCGGCGTGGCCGATCCAGGGCCTGTTCCGCCACTTCCGGCCGGAGGTGGAGCGTCGCATCCTCGAGTACCGCCAGCAGGCGAAGATCGCCGCGGAGTGA
- the nuoE gene encoding NADH-quinone oxidoreductase subunit NuoE has product MSAATPAGAQQGAFEFTAENLERARRIIGRYPPGRQASAVMPLLDLAQRQNGNWVSRAVMDYIADLLEMPRIRVYEVATFYTMYNKRPVGRHFVQICTNVPCMLRGSDDIVKACERKLGIRMGGTTDDGQFTLVEVECMGACVNAPMVQIGDDYFEDLTPERMEQILDMLSRGEVPPAGSQTGRLTSAPATGPTTLTERARKAGVIKAEG; this is encoded by the coding sequence ATGAGCGCCGCCACGCCGGCCGGCGCCCAGCAGGGCGCATTCGAGTTCACGGCCGAGAACCTGGAGCGGGCACGCCGGATCATCGGCAGGTACCCGCCGGGGCGGCAGGCCAGCGCCGTCATGCCGTTGCTCGATCTGGCGCAGCGCCAGAACGGCAACTGGGTGTCGCGCGCCGTGATGGATTACATCGCGGACCTGCTGGAAATGCCACGCATCCGCGTGTACGAGGTTGCAACCTTCTACACGATGTACAACAAACGGCCCGTCGGACGGCACTTCGTGCAGATCTGCACCAACGTGCCGTGCATGCTGCGCGGGTCCGACGACATCGTGAAGGCGTGCGAGCGCAAGCTCGGCATCCGCATGGGTGGAACCACCGACGACGGGCAGTTCACCCTGGTCGAGGTCGAGTGCATGGGGGCGTGCGTGAACGCGCCGATGGTCCAGATCGGCGACGACTACTTCGAGGATCTCACGCCGGAACGGATGGAGCAGATCCTGGACATGCTGTCCCGTGGCGAGGTACCGCCCGCGGGTTCGCAGACCGGGCGCCTTACGTCCGCACCGGCGACGGGGCCGACCACACTGACCGAGCGCGCGCGCAAAGCGGGCGTGATCAAGGCCGAGGGCTGA